One Ranitomeya variabilis isolate aRanVar5 chromosome 5, aRanVar5.hap1, whole genome shotgun sequence DNA window includes the following coding sequences:
- the BPGM gene encoding bisphosphoglycerate mutase: MSKYKLVMLRHGEGAWNIENRFCSWVDQKLSEDGLREAEACGKHLKSLGFEFDLVFTSILSRSIQTAWLIMRELGQEWVPVRSSWRLNERHYGALIGLNRAELALNHGEEQVKMWRRSYDVAPPPIDGSHPYYQEIHTDRRYTFCDIQKDKLPKSESLKQVLERLLPFWNEEIAPEIRKGKSVLISAHGNSTRALLKHLEGISDDDIINISLPTGVPVLLELDENLRAAKPHEFLGDQQAIQAAIKKVEDQGKVKPVKN, from the exons ATGTCCAAATATAAACTGGTAATGCTGAGGCACGGGGAGGGTGCCTGGAACATCGAGAACCGATTTTGCAGTTGGGTTGACCAAAAGTTGAGCGAGGACGGACTGCGAGAAGCCGAAGCGTGCGGGAAGCATCTAAAATCTTTGGGATTCGAGTTTGACCTGGTCTTCACGTCAATCTTAAGCCGCTCCATCCAGACGGCTTGGCTTATAATGCGAGAACTGGGTCAAGAATGGGTCCCGGTACGGAGTTCATGGCGGCTCAACGAGAGACATTACGGGGCGCTCATCGGCCTCAACCGGGCCGAGCTGGCCTTAAACCACGGAGAAGAGCAGGTGAAGATGTGGAGAAGGAGTTACGACGTCGCGCCTCCCCCCATAGATGGGAGCCACCCTTATTATCAGGAGATCCATACGGATCGAAGGTACACGTTTTGTGACATACAGAAGGACAAGCTGCCGAAATCGGAGAGTCTGAAACAAGTGTTGGAACGGCTCCTTCCCTTCTGGAACGAGGAGATCGCGCCTGAAATCCGAAAAGGGAAAAGCGTCCTCATATCAGCGCATGGGAACAGCACAAGAGCTTTGTTAAAACATTTGGAAG gGATCTCTGATGACGACATAATAAATATTTCGCTTCCCACTGGGGTTCCCGTGCTGCTTGAACTGGATGAGAACCTGCGAGCTGCGAAGCCTCATGAATTTCTGGGTGACCAACAAGCTATCCAGGCTGCTATAAAGAAAGTGGAAGATCAAGGCAAAGTTAAACCTGTTAAGAATTAA